The proteins below are encoded in one region of Chelmon rostratus isolate fCheRos1 chromosome 21, fCheRos1.pri, whole genome shotgun sequence:
- the zgc:174164 gene encoding disintegrin and metalloproteinase domain-containing protein 9, which translates to MVRKYILFAVCALCYLSGIDNEDISYGLPLKLSKYSVVNPQLIHRRARSISRQPEEKYGDETISYALIINNTKHFLHLRKNRDFLHPNFVQYSQDATGDHKSSHPKPHVHCYYHGEVEGYEDSLVALSTCSGLRGVIILGNETYGLEPVPQSATNEHLLYLLRDVQSDPVTCGVVSEAASSTQSHEDFEPGQSLTSLLRRKRNLPQTSYVELVLVVDNLRYNFKRKNETAVQEEMVEMANLLDGYYKALNIRVVLVGLEIFKDSNPFSVDGSAGEVLGRFVKWRKTSLWPKIRHDVGQLIVGQPKPYDGGVLGMAFVGTVCSVASSGGINVFSDNSLTYVSTVVAHEMGHNLGMNHDDTRCKCNGGSCIMAASAGGSTTFSRCSGEDFETLITRGGGMCLKNQPSPSDVVGSAECGNGRLDEGEQCDCGKPEECDNKCCDAATCKFTRGSACAQGGCCDNCQIRVSGTPCRESADACDLPEYCNGKTAFCPDDFYVMDGLPCNDAYCYEGRCQTYDFQCRHLFAPDPATKADDICFKHANTRGNLFGNCGRNSKGEYIKCTVANAMCGKVQCTNVDLSTVPPGAQVSIQIIQGATCVNADFNLGTDVLDPAYVNPGSPCDKGKTCLDFQCVNASALLPDLDCDSETTCNGHGVCNDQGHCHCGDRWAPPYCDKPGVGGSIDSGPTQIDYSLRNGLLIFFLLVVPLLVLLILVLLYIFRRDSLDPCLKGGLASRLKSSNARNVNSQSNSNVQTTATTQPPAQAPPDRPGYPPGAPSPIPGFRYGELDYWSIEPSAVPTQPPAPRQGPGVPKPILPKQLQN; encoded by the exons ATGGTCAGAAAGTACATCTTATTCGCGGTTTGTGCGCTGTGTTACTTATCTGGGATTGATAACGAAG ACATTTCCTATGGGCTTCCATTAAAACTCTCCAAGTACTCCGTTGTAAATCCTCAGTTGATTCACAGGCGGGCAAGGAGCATCAGCAGACAGCCAGAAGAG AAATATGGAGACGAGACAATATCATATGCACTCAtcataaacaacacaaaacacttcCTTCATTTACGAAAGAACAG AGATTTTTTACACCCAAACTTTGTTCAGTATTCTCAAGACGCCACCGGTGACCACAAGTCATCACATCCAAAACCACAT GTGCATTGCTATTATCACGGAGAGGTGGAAGGATATGAGGATTCACTGGTGGCACTCAGTACATGCTCTGGCCTCAG GGGTGTGATTATTCTGGGAAATGAGACCTATGGGCTTGAGCCTGTGCCACAGTCTGCCACCAACGAGCACCTTCTGTACCTACTGAGGGACGTTCAGTCCGACCCCGTCACATGTGGGGTCGTCAGCGAGGCTGCATCATCGACACAAAGCCATGAAGACTTTGAGCCTGGCCAGTCGCTGACCTCTCTGTTGCGG AGGAAGCGCAATTTACCTCAAACCAGTTATGTGGAGTTGGTGCTGGTTGTCGATAATCTCAGG tataattttaagagaaaaaatgaGACGGCGGTACAAGAGGAAATGGTGGAAATGGCTAATCTACTGGATGGG TATTACAAGGCACTGAATATCCGCGTGGTGCTGGTGGGCCTGGAGATTTTTAAGGACAGTAATCCCTTTAGTGTGGACGGCTCTGCAGGAGAGGTGCTGGGGAGGTTTGTTAAGTGGAGGAAGACTTCTCTGTGGCCAAAGATCAGACATGACGTCGGTCAACTCATTGT aGGTCAGCCCAAACCCTATGATGGAGGCGTGTTAGGTATGGCCTTTGTAGGCACGGTGTGCTCCGTAGCATCCTCTGGAGGAATCAACGTG TTCAGCGACAACAGCCTGACTTATGTCTCCACTGTGGTGGCCCACGAGATGGGCCATAACCTGGGGATGAATCACGACGATACCCGCTGCAAATGCAATGGAGGAAGCTGCATCATGGCAGCCAGTGCCGG TGGCTCCACCACTTTCAGCCGCTGCAGTGGCGAAGACTTTGAGACGCTCATCACCCGTGGAGGAGGCATGTGTCTGAAAAACCAGCCCTCCCCGTCAGATGTGGTCGGCTCAGCTGAATGCGGCAATGGCCGGCTGGATGAAGGAGAGCAGTGTGACTGTGGCAAACCAGAG GAATGTGACAATAAGTGCTGTGATGCTGCCACCTGTAAATTTACACGCGGGTCCGCCTGTGCTCAGGGGGGCTGCTGCGACAACTGTCAG ATCAGAGTTTCTGGAACGCCATGCAGAGAGTCTGCCGACGCCTGTGATCTTCCTGAATACTGTAATGGAAAGACTGCATTTTGTCCCGATGACTTCTATGTCATGGACGGCCTGCCCTGTAATGACGCGTACTGCTATGAGGGCCGATGCCAGACGTATGATTTCCAGTGCAGACATCTCTTTGCACCAG ATCCGGCAACAAAGGCAGATGATATTTGTTTTAAGCATGCAAATACGAGAGGAAACTTATTTGGAAACTGTGGAAGGAATAGCAAAGGAGAGTATATCAAGTGCACTGTAGC GAACGCCATGTGTGGAAAGGTGCAGTGTACCAACGTGGACCTCAGCACCGTCCCTCCTGGAGCCCAAGTCAGCATCCAAATAATTCAGGGGGCAACTTGTGTTAATGCAGACTTCAACCTCGGCACAGATGTGCTAGATCCTGCCTACGTTAACCCTGGCAGCCCCTGTGATAAAGGAAAG accTGCCTGGACTTTCAGTGTGTGAAcgcctctgctctgctgcccgACTTGGACTGTGACTCTGAGACCACCTGCAATGGCCATGGG GTATGTAATGACCAAGGGCACTGCCACTGTGGAGACAGGTGGGCCCCACCTTACTGTGACAAGCCGGGGGTCGGTGGCAGCATAGACAGTGGTCCTACTCAGATAG ACTACTCCCTCAGGAACGGCCTGTTGATCTTCTTCCTGTTGGTGGTCCCTCTTCTGGTTCTTCTCATTCTGGTGCTGCTCTACATCTTCAGGAGAGATTCCCTTGACCCATGCTTAAAAGGAGGCCTCGCCAGCCGTCTCAA GTCAAGTAATGCTCGAAATGTAAATAGCCAGTCAAACAGCAATGTTCAGACAACTGCAACAACCCAGCCTCCCGCACAGGCTCCCCCTGATAGG CCTGGATATCCACCAGGTGCCCCATCTCCAATTCCTGG TTTCAGGTATGGAGAGCTGGACTATTGGTCTATAGAACCGAGCGCTGTCCCTACACAACCACCAGCCCCCAGACAGGGTCCTGGAGTGCCCAAACCAATCCTGCCCAAGCAGCTACAAaactga